The genomic DNA CCTCGTCGGCCAGGCGGTGTGCTCGGTCACGGGTTCCACGCCCGCGGCGAACCTGAAGGAGCTCGGCGCCGAGGTGCTCGAGACCGACACCTACTCGAACTGCCTCGAGCCGCTGCGCAACGACAAGGTCGTCGCAGTCTCGACCGACAACGTCATTCTGGCTGGACTCGTGGCCCAGAACGAGGGCGAGTTCAAGGTGGTCGGCAAGCCGTTCACCGAGGAGCCGTACGGCATCGGCCTGAAGCTCGACGACACCGAGTTCCGCATGTGGATCAACGACGTGCTCGAGCAGTCCTTCGAAGACGGCACGTACAAGGCGGCATGGGAGAAGACGGCCGGCACGGTGCTGCCGTTCGTCGATCCTCCGGCCGTCAACCGGTACTGATCACCGGCCGCACTCCAATCACGGGATGCCCCGGCCGACCGCCCGATCGGCGGCCGGGGCATCCCGCCCACTGACCGAGAGGAACCGCGTGGACGTCGTCATCGCGAACCTTCCGCTCTACCTCGAGGGGTTCGGCACCACGTTGCTGCTCCTCGCCGTGAGCGGTGCCGGCGCGCTCGTGCTCGGCACGATCGTCGCCGCGATGCGCATCTCGCCGATCGCGACGCTGCGCACGATCGCGACCGTGTACACCGAGCTCATCCGCAACACGCCGCTCACGCTCGTGGTGCTGTTCTGCGCGATCATCCTCCCGATCCTCGGCTCCCGGCTTCCCTACCTCGTCGCCGGGTTCATCGCCCTCGCCGTCTACACCTCGCCGTTCATCGCCGAGGCGCTCCGGTCGGGCATCAACGGCGTGCCGGTCGGGCAGGCCGAGGCCGCCCGGAGCCTGGGCCTCGGGTTCCGTCAGTCGGTCTCGCTCATCGTGCTGCCGCAGGCGTTCCGCATGACGATCCCGCCGCTCATCAACGTCTTCATCGCACTCGCCAAGAACACGTCGGTGGTGGGCGGCGTCGGATTCGTGAGCGAACTCTTCGGCGTCGGTCGTACGCTCTCGAACGCGCACGGCAACGCCGTCATCCCGATCCTCATCGGGATCGCGGTCTTCTACCTCGTCATCACCGTGCCGCTCGGACTCATCGCGACGCAGCTCGAACGGAAATGGGTGGTGCAGCGATGAGTGCTCCGAGCGTCCTGTTCGACGCGCCGGGTCCCAAGGGCCGGCGCCTCTCACGCATCCTCTCGGCGGTGTCGGCGGTGCTCGTCGTCGCCCTCCTCGGCTGGATGTTCGTCGTCCTCAACAGTCCACGCGAATCGGGCGGCATCACCCTGCCCGGCATGTTCGATCCGAGTCGCTGGGACATCGTGCTCGACAGCGAGATGTGGGGTTTCATCTTCGGTGTCGGCGTCTGGGGCACCCTGCGTGCGGCGGCCGTCGCGGCCGTCCTCGCCATTCTCTTCGGCATCGTGCTCTCGCTCCTGCGGAGCTCGGAGATCGCGTGGATCCGCATCCCCACCGCCGTCTTCATCGAGTTCTTCCGCGGCATGCCGGTGCTGCTGATGATGCTGTTCATCCTGCTCGTCGCGGGCATCGGCCAGTACTGGGCGGTCGTGTCCGCGCTCGCGGTCTACAACGGCGCCCTCATCGGAGAGGCGCTGCGCGCGGGGCTCGTCGCGCTGCCGCGCGGCCAGCGCGAGGCAGCGCTGAGTCTCGGCATGCGGAACCTGCAGTCCAAGCTCCTCGTGGAGTTCCCGCAGGCGTTCAGACAGATGCTGCCGATCATCGTCGCCCAGCTCGTCGTGCTCCTGAAGGACACGTCGCTCGCCTACATCGTCGGCTACCCCGAACTCCTGCGCGTGACGCTCAACAACCTCGGCAGCTACTACGGCAACCGGTACCTCTTCACGCTGTGGGTCATCGCGTTCGTGCTCTATCTCGCGATGAACCTCACACTGTCGTGGTTCGCGCGGTGGCTCTCCCGCCGCGGGCAGCGGCGGTACGGCGCAGCGGCCGAGCCCGACGATCCCAACCAGGCGATGCTCGTCGCCCAGGCGACGGCCGCGGCGCGACAGTCCGAGGCGCACGATGGTGCCGGAGCGCGCTGACGGTCGGGCGACCCGAGGTGCCGCGCCGCGCCGGTAGACTCGTTCCTCGTGTCCGAGCCCAGTGAAATCACCGAGCCCGCGGTCGACGCGGCCGTCGCCGCGGCGCTCGCCGCGATCGCGGCCGCGAACGACTCCGCGGCGCTGAAGCAGGTCCGCACCGAGCACACCGGCGAGAAGTCGACGCTCGCGAAGCTGAACGCGCTGCTGCGCGACGTGCCGAACGACCAGAAGGCGGCGCTCGGCAAGCTCGTCGGGCAGGCGCGCGGCCGGGTGAACCAGGCGTTCGCCGCCCGCGAGGCCGAGATCACGGCTGCCGAGGCCGAGGCGCGGCTCGCCGCAGAGGCGGTCGACGTCACGGCGCTGCCGCAGCGTCGCCGCGTGGGCGCGCGGCATCCGCTCACCCTGCTGCAAGACCGCGTGAGCGAGGTGTTCACCGGCATGGGCTGGGAGATCGCCGAGGGGCCCGAGGTCGAGAGCGAGTGGTTCAACTTCGACGC from Agromyces larvae includes the following:
- a CDS encoding amino acid ABC transporter permease; the encoded protein is MDVVIANLPLYLEGFGTTLLLLAVSGAGALVLGTIVAAMRISPIATLRTIATVYTELIRNTPLTLVVLFCAIILPILGSRLPYLVAGFIALAVYTSPFIAEALRSGINGVPVGQAEAARSLGLGFRQSVSLIVLPQAFRMTIPPLINVFIALAKNTSVVGGVGFVSELFGVGRTLSNAHGNAVIPILIGIAVFYLVITVPLGLIATQLERKWVVQR
- a CDS encoding amino acid ABC transporter permease, with the translated sequence MSAPSVLFDAPGPKGRRLSRILSAVSAVLVVALLGWMFVVLNSPRESGGITLPGMFDPSRWDIVLDSEMWGFIFGVGVWGTLRAAAVAAVLAILFGIVLSLLRSSEIAWIRIPTAVFIEFFRGMPVLLMMLFILLVAGIGQYWAVVSALAVYNGALIGEALRAGLVALPRGQREAALSLGMRNLQSKLLVEFPQAFRQMLPIIVAQLVVLLKDTSLAYIVGYPELLRVTLNNLGSYYGNRYLFTLWVIAFVLYLAMNLTLSWFARWLSRRGQRRYGAAAEPDDPNQAMLVAQATAAARQSEAHDGAGAR